From the genome of Gracilibacillus salitolerans, one region includes:
- the fliY gene encoding flagellar motor switch phosphatase FliY, translating to MMNDGMLSQDEIDALLNGSDDTNEDVNSNEAPSTDEYLSSIEEDALGEIGNISFGSSATTLSTLLNQKVEITTPIISVLHKGELEEEFPVPYVGIEVKYTEGFSGANLFILESKDAAIIADLMLGGNGDPESQELNDIHLSAVQEAMNQMMGTAATSMSTVFNKKVDISPPTTSIMDVTEEETESLTPDEDVLIKVSFQLKIGTLVDSKIMQLLPVTFAKDLVDQLLNVPEKPDESNNKTIDESETAKAEINQNNEAESVPNNQPGQQQTSMPQSHANAQPHQPKQLGSQSAGANQGVQAASFSNFEDVPLQQSEKRNLDLLMDIPLQVTVELGRTKRTVKEILELSSGSILELDKLAGEPVDILVNQKLIAKGEVVVIDENFGVRVTDIVSKEDRLKQLK from the coding sequence ATGATGAATGACGGAATGTTATCCCAAGATGAAATAGATGCATTATTGAATGGCTCTGATGATACCAATGAAGATGTGAATTCAAATGAAGCTCCTTCCACAGATGAATACCTATCATCTATAGAAGAAGATGCTTTAGGAGAAATTGGAAATATATCTTTTGGTAGCTCTGCAACAACGCTATCAACTTTATTAAATCAAAAAGTAGAGATTACAACCCCTATCATCAGTGTTCTTCATAAAGGTGAATTAGAGGAAGAATTTCCTGTACCATATGTTGGAATAGAAGTGAAATATACAGAAGGTTTCAGTGGGGCAAATTTATTTATTCTGGAATCAAAAGATGCAGCTATTATTGCTGATCTTATGCTTGGTGGAAATGGTGATCCTGAATCTCAGGAGTTAAATGATATCCATTTAAGTGCTGTTCAAGAAGCGATGAATCAAATGATGGGAACTGCAGCTACTAGCATGTCTACTGTTTTTAATAAGAAGGTGGATATTTCACCTCCAACAACATCTATTATGGATGTTACAGAAGAAGAAACAGAATCCTTAACACCAGATGAGGATGTCTTAATCAAGGTTTCCTTTCAATTAAAAATTGGAACGTTAGTAGATTCAAAAATTATGCAGTTATTACCTGTTACGTTCGCTAAAGATTTAGTGGATCAATTATTAAATGTACCAGAGAAACCAGATGAATCAAATAACAAAACGATTGATGAGTCGGAAACAGCTAAGGCGGAAATCAATCAAAATAATGAGGCTGAATCGGTTCCTAATAATCAACCAGGACAACAACAAACTTCGATGCCTCAATCACACGCAAATGCTCAACCACATCAGCCGAAACAATTAGGAAGCCAATCAGCAGGAGCCAACCAAGGAGTCCAAGCTGCTTCTTTCTCCAATTTTGAGGATGTGCCATTACAACAAAGTGAGAAACGAAATCTGGATTTATTAATGGATATTCCTTTACAAGTAACGGTCGAGTTAGGAAGAACGAAACGAACTGTAAAAGAAATTTTAGAATTATCCTCTGGTTCCATTCTGGAATTAGATAAACTAGCAGGTGAACCAGTGGATATATTAGTCAACCAAAAACTTATAGCTAAAGGTGAAGTCGTAGTAATTGACGAAAACTTTGGTGTAAGAGTAACAGATATAGTAAGTAAAGAAGATAGATTAAAACAATTAAAATAG
- a CDS encoding response regulator → MAKTVLIVDDAAFMRMMIKDILTKNGYDVVGEAQDGQEAVEKYKELQPDLVTMDITMPEMDGIAALKEIQSINGAAKVIMCSAMGQQAMVIDAIQAGAKDFIVKPFQADRVIEAISKVLG, encoded by the coding sequence ATGGCTAAAACAGTATTAATCGTAGATGACGCTGCTTTTATGAGAATGATGATTAAAGATATTTTAACAAAGAATGGATATGACGTAGTAGGAGAAGCACAGGATGGTCAAGAGGCTGTTGAAAAATATAAAGAATTACAACCTGATTTAGTAACTATGGATATAACAATGCCAGAAATGGATGGAATTGCTGCTTTAAAAGAAATTCAAAGTATCAATGGAGCTGCTAAGGTAATTATGTGTTCTGCAATGGGACAGCAAGCGATGGTAATTGATGCGATTCAAGCAGGTGCAAAAGACTTTATCGTAAAACCATTCCAAGCTGATCGGGTAATTGAAGCCATTTCAAAAGTTTTAGGTTAA
- a CDS encoding flagellar biosynthetic protein FliO, translating into MVNDMFDNQEEIKQEEEIDNEAVTDEEHSAVDSPSFIGSFIKLIFALAIVIGLIVLISKYARKKNGFLKKHQVIENYGGITVGSNKSIQTIKIGDRFYVIGVADNIELLMEITDPETMEQLMKQEETSDSLDKLKAKLTKQPAEPSKNSNQNFSSLFNKELNTMKEGRKKVYQKLKESSQKNDHKPH; encoded by the coding sequence ATGGTAAATGATATGTTTGATAATCAAGAGGAAATAAAACAAGAGGAAGAGATCGATAACGAAGCTGTTACAGATGAGGAACATTCTGCTGTTGATTCTCCCAGTTTTATAGGGAGTTTCATCAAACTCATTTTCGCTTTAGCAATTGTTATTGGTTTGATTGTACTGATTTCGAAGTATGCACGAAAAAAAAATGGCTTTCTCAAAAAGCATCAAGTTATTGAAAATTATGGTGGTATAACTGTTGGATCTAATAAATCGATTCAAACGATAAAAATTGGCGATCGCTTTTATGTCATTGGCGTTGCAGATAATATTGAATTATTAATGGAAATTACTGACCCTGAAACAATGGAACAATTAATGAAACAAGAAGAAACAAGTGATTCTTTAGATAAACTTAAAGCGAAACTAACTAAACAACCCGCAGAGCCATCAAAAAATAGCAATCAAAATTTCAGTTCGCTATTTAACAAGGAGCTAAATACAATGAAAGAAGGAAGAAAGAAAGTATATCAAAAACTGAAAGAAAGTAGTCAAAAAAATGATCATAAACCTCATTGA
- the fliP gene encoding flagellar type III secretion system pore protein FliP (The bacterial flagellar biogenesis protein FliP forms a type III secretion system (T3SS)-type pore required for flagellar assembly.), producing the protein MIINLIDVFSSSDPESISTSVRLLLLLTVLSLAPSILILMTSFTRILIVLSFVRTSLATQQMPPNQVLIGLALFMTFFIMAPTFQEINEEALQPLFEEEMTLEEAYDNASVPIKEFMSKHTREKDLALFMNYAEIDRPETVQDIPLTTLVPAFAISELKTAFQMGFMIFVPFLVIDMAVASVLMSMGMMMLPPVMISLPFKILLFVLVDGWYLITHSLLDGFLPL; encoded by the coding sequence ATGATCATAAACCTCATTGATGTTTTCTCTAGCTCAGATCCTGAGAGTATATCTACATCTGTTCGGTTACTTTTATTATTAACTGTTCTTTCATTGGCTCCTAGTATATTAATATTAATGACCAGCTTTACTAGAATTTTGATTGTATTATCATTTGTTCGAACATCATTAGCGACCCAACAAATGCCACCAAATCAAGTGTTGATTGGTCTCGCTTTATTTATGACATTTTTTATTATGGCACCTACATTTCAAGAAATAAATGAGGAAGCATTACAGCCGTTATTCGAGGAAGAGATGACTTTAGAAGAAGCCTATGATAATGCAAGTGTCCCGATTAAGGAGTTCATGTCCAAGCATACAAGGGAAAAAGATTTAGCATTATTCATGAACTATGCAGAAATAGATAGACCGGAAACAGTTCAAGATATTCCCTTGACGACATTAGTTCCAGCTTTTGCAATAAGTGAACTAAAAACAGCTTTTCAAATGGGTTTTATGATATTTGTTCCATTCCTAGTAATTGATATGGCAGTTGCAAGTGTCTTAATGTCTATGGGGATGATGATGTTACCTCCGGTGATGATTTCATTACCATTTAAAATATTATTGTTTGTTCTAGTAGATGGGTGGTATTTAATTACACATTCATTATTAGATGGTTTCTTACCACTGTGA
- the fliQ gene encoding flagellar biosynthesis protein FliQ yields the protein MSGEFVVSLAEQGIFTILMVAGPILILALVVGLLVSIFQATTQIQEQTLAFIPKIVAVLLGIIVFGPWMLSTMVEFAANLFQNLNQFVR from the coding sequence GTGAGTGGAGAATTTGTTGTTTCATTAGCCGAGCAGGGGATATTTACAATTTTAATGGTAGCTGGGCCGATCCTAATACTGGCATTAGTAGTAGGATTATTAGTAAGTATTTTTCAGGCTACTACCCAAATCCAAGAACAAACACTTGCATTTATACCGAAAATTGTTGCTGTCTTACTAGGTATTATCGTATTTGGACCCTGGATGCTATCAACAATGGTAGAATTTGCAGCAAATTTATTTCAAAATCTGAATCAGTTTGTGAGATAA
- the fliR gene encoding flagellar biosynthetic protein FliR, whose translation MFELIDINRFPAFILILVRVVAFFATVPIFSYRNIPTQLKIGIGVFIAWIMFYTLEIPELAFDGMYILLIMKEAIIGLLLGLIAYLILAAIQIAGGFIDFQMGFAIANVVDPQTGAQSPLIGQYFYTIALLFLLSVDGHHLLLNGLMYSFDELPLDQFIQFNNLDFILRTFSQMFVMAFQLALPIVGCLFLVDVALGIIARTVPQLNVFVVGLPLKIFVSFAVLFMFVTFYMMIVKQLFQYTLETMQSLIQMFGGA comes from the coding sequence ATGTTTGAGTTAATAGATATCAATCGTTTCCCAGCATTTATTTTAATCTTAGTGAGAGTAGTGGCTTTTTTTGCAACCGTGCCGATCTTCTCATATCGTAATATACCAACACAATTAAAAATTGGTATAGGTGTTTTTATAGCATGGATCATGTTTTATACACTGGAGATTCCTGAGCTTGCATTTGATGGCATGTATATTTTACTGATAATGAAAGAGGCAATCATAGGTTTATTACTAGGTTTAATCGCTTATTTAATATTAGCTGCCATTCAGATTGCAGGTGGCTTCATCGATTTTCAAATGGGATTCGCGATCGCCAATGTTGTTGATCCACAAACAGGAGCTCAAAGTCCATTAATAGGACAATACTTTTATACGATCGCTCTGTTGTTTTTATTATCAGTTGATGGTCATCACCTACTGCTTAACGGGCTGATGTATAGCTTTGATGAGCTTCCGTTAGATCAGTTTATTCAATTTAATAATTTGGATTTTATTCTAAGAACTTTCAGCCAAATGTTTGTCATGGCTTTTCAATTAGCTCTTCCGATTGTAGGTTGCTTGTTTTTAGTTGATGTAGCGTTAGGTATTATTGCACGAACCGTTCCGCAGCTAAATGTTTTTGTCGTGGGGCTTCCGCTTAAAATATTTGTTTCATTTGCTGTACTATTTATGTTTGTAACATTTTATATGATGATCGTGAAGCAACTTTTTCAATATACGTTAGAAACGATGCAAAGTCTTATTCAAATGTTCGGAGGTGCTTAA
- the flhB gene encoding flagellar biosynthesis protein FlhB has protein sequence MKLRLDLQYFAGEKTEKATPKKRLDARKKGQVAKSQDVNTAILLFFVFIILMVTGDLLKRTMTDMYSKSFTEYIHQDLTEEELFNMLLDVLSQISIAIAPIMLIAIVAGLASNFMQIGFLYTTEPLKMKLNKIDPIQGAKRIFSARALVELVKSLLKIVVVGVITFSIIWINRDEMMMLVDKEVNGALAFFGQMTIQMGVAAAIGLLIISVIDYAYQKYDFEKQNRMSKNDVKDEHKNIEGDPLIKSKIKEKQRQMAMQRMMSEVPNADVVITNPTHYAIAIKYDESKADAPYVVAKGVDFVAMRIKDIARNHDVMTVENRPLARALYDQVEIDEIISEEFFQAVAEILAYVYRIQKKI, from the coding sequence ATGAAATTACGGCTTGATCTTCAATATTTCGCAGGTGAAAAAACCGAAAAAGCCACTCCGAAAAAAAGACTAGATGCACGTAAAAAAGGACAAGTTGCCAAAAGTCAAGATGTAAATACAGCCATTTTACTATTTTTTGTGTTCATTATTCTTATGGTGACAGGTGATTTACTGAAAAGAACGATGACAGACATGTATAGCAAATCATTTACAGAATATATACATCAAGATCTTACAGAAGAAGAACTTTTCAACATGTTATTAGATGTTCTGTCCCAAATTAGTATAGCAATCGCACCAATTATGCTAATTGCGATTGTAGCAGGGCTTGCTTCCAACTTTATGCAAATTGGCTTTTTGTATACCACAGAACCGCTAAAGATGAAATTAAATAAAATTGATCCCATTCAAGGTGCAAAGAGAATATTTTCTGCACGAGCATTGGTGGAGTTAGTAAAATCTTTATTAAAGATTGTAGTTGTTGGTGTGATTACATTTTCTATCATATGGATCAACCGCGATGAGATGATGATGTTAGTTGATAAAGAGGTTAATGGAGCATTAGCTTTCTTCGGACAGATGACGATCCAAATGGGGGTTGCAGCGGCCATTGGTTTGCTGATTATTTCGGTGATTGATTATGCTTATCAGAAATACGATTTTGAAAAGCAAAACCGAATGTCTAAAAATGACGTGAAAGATGAACATAAAAATATTGAAGGTGATCCATTAATCAAATCAAAAATAAAAGAAAAGCAAAGACAAATGGCGATGCAGAGAATGATGAGTGAAGTACCTAATGCAGATGTTGTTATCACCAATCCAACTCATTATGCGATTGCAATCAAGTATGACGAATCAAAGGCAGATGCGCCATATGTTGTTGCAAAAGGTGTCGATTTTGTTGCGATGCGAATCAAGGATATCGCTCGAAATCATGATGTGATGACGGTAGAAAATCGACCTTTAGCAAGAGCATTATATGATCAAGTCGAGATTGATGAAATCATAAGTGAAGAATTTTTCCAAGCTGTAGCGGAAATTTTAGCTTATGTCTATCGAATTCAAAAGAAGATATAA
- the flhA gene encoding flagellar biosynthesis protein FlhA encodes MKARDFSVLFGVISIIIMLVIPLPGWLLSILILTNISLALIVILVSMNTTEALQFSVFPSLLLLLTLFRLGLNVSTTRSILSEADAGGVVETFGTFVIGDNPLVGFVVFVILVIIQFLVITKGSERVSEVAARFTLDAMPGKQMSIDADLNAGMINEHQAKDRREKIEHEADFYGAMDGASKFVKGDAIAGIIIVLINIIFGLIIGMAQLGLSFNEAIDTYMRLTVGDGLVSQIPALLISTATGIVVTRVASDGNLSADVTKQLLRYPTLLYVAGGTIFFLGLTPINFVLTTMIAAILIISAYLLSRKTQVEEAPSDEQIDESESEEMQSPENVVGLINMDPIEFEFGYGLIPLADSNQGGDLLDRVVMIRRQLAIELGLVIPVVRIRDNIQLNPNEYRLKIKGNEIAKGELLLDHYLAMSPGIEDDELEGIDTVEPAFGLPAKWITEEVRDDAEMSGYTVVDPPSVVSTHITELIKRYAHQLIGRQETQQLIDHLKESNPILVEEVTPDPLAVGDVQKVLAKLLRENVSIKNLPVIFETLADFAKMTTDTDLLTEYVRQSLSVQITNDIVQGKQQLKVITVSGEVEKLIAEHIQQTEHGSYLAMDPDTQQRVIHSVSENVENISLQEETPVILCSPTIRMYFKQLLDRFYPHVNVLSYNEIEPTAEIQSIGVVNVA; translated from the coding sequence ATGAAAGCTAGAGATTTTTCCGTTTTATTTGGTGTTATATCTATTATTATTATGTTAGTTATTCCTCTTCCAGGGTGGTTATTAAGTATATTAATTTTAACCAATATATCTCTAGCATTAATCGTGATTTTAGTCTCTATGAATACAACAGAGGCATTACAATTCTCTGTTTTTCCTTCCTTACTTTTGTTATTAACTTTATTTCGGTTGGGTTTGAATGTTTCAACTACTAGATCGATTTTATCAGAGGCTGATGCAGGTGGTGTCGTTGAAACATTTGGTACTTTTGTTATCGGAGATAATCCTTTGGTAGGTTTTGTTGTATTTGTTATTTTAGTTATTATTCAATTTTTAGTTATTACCAAGGGTAGTGAGCGTGTATCCGAAGTAGCTGCTCGTTTTACATTAGATGCAATGCCAGGTAAACAAATGAGTATCGATGCGGATTTAAATGCCGGAATGATCAATGAACATCAAGCGAAAGATCGTCGTGAAAAAATTGAACATGAAGCAGATTTTTATGGAGCGATGGATGGTGCTAGTAAATTCGTTAAAGGTGATGCCATTGCCGGTATAATTATTGTACTGATTAATATTATTTTTGGACTCATTATCGGTATGGCGCAACTAGGATTAAGTTTTAATGAAGCAATTGACACCTATATGCGATTAACTGTTGGGGATGGATTAGTAAGTCAAATCCCAGCACTACTTATATCGACTGCTACCGGGATTGTTGTTACTAGAGTTGCCTCTGATGGCAACCTAAGTGCAGATGTTACTAAACAGTTACTTAGATATCCGACGCTGCTTTATGTTGCTGGTGGTACCATCTTCTTCTTAGGTTTAACACCAATTAACTTTGTTCTGACAACGATGATCGCTGCTATATTAATTATTAGTGCTTATCTGTTATCGAGAAAAACGCAAGTAGAAGAAGCACCAAGTGATGAACAAATAGATGAGTCAGAATCAGAAGAAATGCAGTCACCGGAAAATGTAGTTGGTCTAATTAACATGGACCCAATCGAATTCGAATTTGGATATGGACTAATTCCTTTAGCTGATTCTAATCAAGGTGGAGATTTATTAGATCGTGTTGTCATGATCAGACGCCAATTAGCAATTGAATTAGGATTAGTCATTCCAGTTGTAAGAATCCGAGACAATATTCAGTTAAATCCTAATGAATATCGGCTTAAAATAAAGGGAAATGAAATAGCTAAAGGTGAATTATTACTAGATCATTATTTAGCTATGAGTCCAGGTATTGAGGATGATGAATTAGAAGGTATTGACACTGTAGAACCGGCATTTGGCTTACCAGCTAAATGGATTACGGAAGAGGTAAGAGATGATGCGGAAATGTCTGGTTACACTGTTGTAGATCCTCCGTCTGTAGTCTCCACACATATTACAGAGTTAATAAAACGTTATGCACACCAGTTAATTGGTCGACAAGAAACCCAACAATTAATAGATCATTTAAAAGAGTCTAATCCAATTTTGGTTGAAGAAGTGACACCAGATCCATTAGCAGTTGGAGATGTTCAGAAAGTATTAGCTAAGTTGTTGCGTGAAAATGTATCTATCAAAAATTTACCGGTTATTTTCGAAACATTAGCAGACTTTGCTAAAATGACGACAGATACAGATCTACTGACTGAATACGTAAGACAATCATTATCCGTTCAAATTACCAATGATATTGTGCAAGGTAAGCAGCAATTAAAAGTGATAACTGTTTCAGGTGAAGTGGAAAAATTAATTGCCGAGCATATACAACAAACCGAGCATGGCAGTTATCTAGCGATGGATCCTGATACACAACAACGAGTAATTCACTCTGTTTCAGAAAATGTAGAGAACATAAGTTTACAGGAAGAGACACCAGTCATCTTATGCTCACCAACAATTCGAATGTATTTTAAACAATTACTAGATCGCTTTTATCCACACGTGAATGTCTTGTCCTATAATGAAATTGAACCAACTGCAGAAATTCAAAGCATCGGGGTGGTGAACGTAGCATGA
- the flhF gene encoding flagellar biosynthesis protein FlhF: MKVKKFKGATMPEVMQVVRKELGPDAVILNSKVIHEGGFLGLFKKRKMEVLAAIDQTKLPKKKHVTHKKVAEPKTDSKSNVVSSNQDNVLQELREMKQWMQKNATKDSSFQMPYQLAYDHLIKQEVDQEIAYDLTDSIQARFNNDEIGESKVWVQLSFEVKHRIANKGTFGGEIFDKQFIHLVGPTGVGKTTTIAKLAAHCVLNRQKKVAFITTDTYRIAAIEQLKTYSKILDVPIEIAYNLDDYQKAKEKFKDYDYVFVDTAGRNFRDEKYIKELGKIVDLNYEVNTYLVLSLTTRAKDLEEIYQQFDNIPIKQLILTKKDETTTYGPILNLCLKYKMGIAYITNGQDVPDDIEETSIEQIGKLIVGD; the protein is encoded by the coding sequence ATGAAAGTAAAAAAATTCAAGGGTGCAACAATGCCAGAAGTGATGCAAGTCGTGAGAAAAGAATTAGGACCAGATGCTGTCATATTAAATTCAAAAGTCATACATGAAGGTGGCTTTTTGGGGCTATTCAAAAAAAGAAAAATGGAAGTTTTAGCGGCAATTGATCAAACAAAGTTACCAAAAAAAAAGCATGTTACGCATAAAAAAGTAGCAGAACCTAAAACTGATTCCAAATCTAATGTCGTAAGTTCTAATCAAGATAATGTATTACAAGAGTTACGAGAAATGAAGCAATGGATGCAAAAGAATGCAACGAAAGATTCGAGTTTCCAGATGCCATATCAGTTAGCTTACGACCATCTAATTAAACAAGAAGTAGATCAGGAGATTGCTTACGACTTAACCGACTCTATACAAGCAAGGTTTAATAATGATGAGATAGGAGAAAGTAAAGTGTGGGTCCAGTTATCTTTTGAAGTAAAACACCGCATAGCAAACAAAGGGACTTTTGGTGGAGAAATATTTGATAAACAGTTTATTCATTTGGTTGGGCCTACAGGAGTCGGAAAAACAACAACGATAGCCAAGCTAGCAGCACATTGCGTGTTAAATCGCCAAAAAAAAGTAGCGTTCATAACAACGGATACGTATCGAATTGCTGCGATTGAACAACTAAAGACGTATTCGAAAATCTTAGATGTACCAATAGAAATTGCATACAATCTGGATGATTATCAAAAGGCGAAGGAAAAGTTTAAAGATTATGATTATGTTTTTGTTGATACAGCCGGTAGAAATTTCAGAGATGAAAAATATATCAAAGAATTAGGTAAAATTGTTGATTTAAACTACGAGGTCAATACGTATCTAGTCCTTTCATTAACTACAAGGGCAAAGGACCTAGAAGAGATTTATCAACAATTTGATAATATACCAATCAAACAACTTATTTTAACTAAAAAGGATGAAACAACTACTTATGGTCCTATATTAAATTTGTGTTTGAAATATAAAATGGGTATTGCGTATATAACAAACGGTCAGGATGTACCTGATGACATTGAAGAAACTTCCATAGAGCAAATTGGAAAATTAATAGTTGGTGATTAA
- a CDS encoding MinD/ParA family protein translates to MADQAAKLRQKLRGVHSHYHAKTIAVVSGKGGVGKSNIALNFSLSLASKGKKVLLFDLDVGMGNIDILLGKSSNYSIINLFENKLSIYDIIELGPKSLHYIAGGSGQDHIFYLNEERLQFFLEQLELLLREYDYIIFDMGAGVTRETIHYILAVDECILVTTPEPTSMTDAYSMIKHVLLQQPTKFHLIINRSKSKKQGIDIMNRMNSAVKRFLDHDVVPLGTIPDDSAVTDAVLAQQPFVIYNPKSKASVAIEHVTNHYLGEPEPSKKSDDSGFLNRLRRLITER, encoded by the coding sequence ATGGCTGATCAAGCAGCAAAGCTAAGACAAAAATTAAGAGGAGTTCACAGTCATTACCACGCAAAAACTATAGCTGTAGTAAGTGGTAAAGGAGGAGTAGGGAAGTCTAATATTGCTTTAAACTTTTCTTTATCCTTAGCTAGCAAAGGTAAAAAAGTTTTATTATTTGACTTGGATGTTGGCATGGGGAATATTGACATTCTGTTAGGTAAAAGTTCTAACTATTCTATTATTAATCTGTTCGAGAATAAATTGTCGATATATGATATTATAGAACTAGGTCCAAAATCACTTCATTATATTGCGGGGGGTAGTGGACAAGATCATATTTTCTATCTTAATGAGGAAAGATTGCAATTTTTCCTTGAGCAATTAGAACTGCTTTTGAGAGAATATGACTATATTATTTTCGACATGGGGGCAGGTGTTACGCGAGAAACCATCCATTATATTTTAGCTGTTGATGAATGTATTCTTGTAACAACTCCAGAACCAACATCCATGACAGATGCATATTCCATGATAAAGCATGTTTTATTACAACAACCGACAAAGTTTCATCTAATTATTAATCGTTCTAAAAGTAAAAAACAGGGTATCGATATCATGAATCGTATGAATAGCGCTGTGAAACGTTTTTTAGACCATGATGTAGTACCACTTGGAACAATCCCTGATGATTCAGCTGTTACAGATGCTGTATTAGCACAGCAACCTTTTGTTATATATAACCCTAAATCAAAAGCATCAGTGGCAATCGAACATGTCACCAATCATTATCTAGGGGAACCGGAACCATCAAAAAAATCAGATGATTCAGGATTTCTAAACAGACTCAGAAGATTAATTACAGAAAGGTAG
- a CDS encoding protein-glutamate methylesterase/protein-glutamine glutaminase, which translates to MNKKLVLVVDDSAFMRKMISDIIHSSPYLEVIATARNGEDALKKVMELKPDVITLDVEMPLMDGISTLQEIMKKVPTPVVMLSSLTKSGADKTIEAMSYGAVDFIAKPSGSISLNIKDVESEIVQKVEHASRANYKLSINTSSSIQKKSYKPITSNRPIVAIGSSTGGPRALQQVITKLPAGFPSPVVIVQHMPKGFTKSLAERLDKLSNVTVKEVENGDLIENGKVYLAPGGSQFRVKEIHSRLYAEVKHEQPVNGHQPSVDVLFESIANVQDCHPLAVILTGMGSDGSNGMIHIKKRHPRTIAISQSKETCVVYGMPQAAEKTSLVDYVEDLENIGEVLVQKIRKKR; encoded by the coding sequence ATGAACAAAAAACTTGTATTAGTCGTTGATGATTCAGCATTTATGCGAAAAATGATTTCAGATATTATCCATTCTTCTCCTTATTTAGAAGTAATTGCTACGGCAAGAAATGGTGAAGATGCGTTAAAGAAAGTGATGGAATTAAAACCTGATGTTATTACTTTAGATGTAGAAATGCCGCTAATGGATGGAATATCAACGTTACAAGAAATCATGAAAAAGGTGCCAACACCTGTTGTTATGCTTTCCAGTTTAACGAAATCTGGTGCAGATAAAACGATAGAGGCAATGTCTTACGGTGCTGTTGACTTTATCGCAAAACCTTCAGGATCAATATCTTTAAATATTAAAGACGTTGAATCAGAGATAGTTCAAAAAGTAGAGCATGCATCACGTGCTAATTACAAGTTATCCATAAATACGTCATCCTCTATTCAAAAGAAAAGCTATAAACCTATTACAAGTAATCGTCCGATTGTCGCGATAGGTTCTTCAACAGGGGGACCTAGAGCATTACAACAAGTTATCACCAAATTGCCAGCTGGTTTTCCATCACCGGTTGTTATTGTTCAGCATATGCCAAAAGGATTTACCAAATCGTTGGCTGAACGTCTCGATAAATTATCAAATGTAACAGTCAAAGAAGTGGAAAATGGAGATTTAATAGAGAATGGTAAAGTGTATCTAGCACCGGGCGGAAGTCAATTTAGGGTAAAAGAGATCCACAGCCGATTATATGCAGAAGTAAAACACGAACAGCCAGTCAATGGACATCAACCATCTGTAGATGTATTGTTTGAATCGATTGCTAATGTACAGGATTGTCATCCTCTTGCAGTTATCTTGACCGGGATGGGTAGTGATGGTTCAAATGGCATGATACATATAAAGAAACGACATCCTAGAACCATTGCTATATCTCAGTCAAAAGAAACATGTGTAGTTTATGGTATGCCTCAAGCAGCAGAAAAAACTAGTTTAGTAGATTATGTAGAAGACTTAGAAAATATTGGTGAAGTATTAGTGCAAAAAATCCGAAAGAAGAGGTGA